Proteins from one Algicella marina genomic window:
- a CDS encoding ABC transporter ATP-binding protein, whose protein sequence is MVDAFRHADGPAPRRLGPFMRWCLSGAFPAIFVALALSVIVGLMELAAAWFVGWAIDSAQATGPDFLSTQVAALIAIGVFLAFLRPAVMALNAAMTSLALGPNLYPLILTRLNRHTIGQAMKFFDDDFAGRIAQKSQQTARALTDVVVETCNIFGFAIASTTGAMVLMGSVNVELAVVLIVWLALYILLIRWYLPRIRVRSRARASARAMVTGQIVDTVTNIATVKLFSHGDHEDRAAIDALGKFRGASLGFGRLVVGFRLTLFTLAGLLPVVLIGLTLHYWSVGTATAGDIAMAGLISMRLAQMSGWVSFTALGIFANIGEIEDGMRTLSPPHAIQDKPGAVWPAPQDAGIRFEGINFGYGREGSAALADFNLSIRPGEKVALVGQSGAGKTTVVSLLLRLYEIEEGRILLGDNDIRDIAQDGLRKQISVVRQETAMFNRSARENIRYGRIEATDAEVVEAARRASADDFIHELRDLHKREGYDAHLGERGVKLSGGQRQRIALARAILKDAPVLVLDEATSALDSEVEAEIQTALHEVMEGKTVVAIAHRLSTIAEMDRIVVMDQGRIVEEGTHEDLLSRGGLYARFWRRQSGGFLDLKAAE, encoded by the coding sequence ATGGTCGATGCATTTCGCCATGCGGACGGCCCCGCGCCGCGCAGGCTCGGCCCGTTCATGCGCTGGTGCCTGTCGGGGGCGTTTCCGGCCATCTTCGTGGCGCTGGCACTGTCGGTGATCGTCGGGCTGATGGAACTGGCGGCTGCGTGGTTTGTCGGCTGGGCCATCGATTCCGCGCAGGCGACCGGCCCGGATTTCCTGTCGACGCAGGTTGCTGCCCTGATAGCCATCGGTGTTTTCCTGGCCTTCCTCCGCCCGGCCGTCATGGCGCTGAACGCGGCCATGACCTCGTTGGCGCTCGGCCCCAACCTTTACCCGCTGATCCTGACCCGCCTGAACCGGCACACGATCGGCCAGGCGATGAAGTTCTTCGATGACGATTTCGCGGGCCGGATTGCCCAGAAATCGCAGCAGACGGCGCGGGCGCTGACGGATGTGGTGGTCGAAACCTGCAACATCTTCGGCTTCGCCATCGCCTCCACCACCGGCGCGATGGTGCTTATGGGCAGCGTCAATGTGGAATTGGCAGTCGTGCTGATTGTCTGGCTGGCACTCTATATCCTGTTGATCCGCTGGTACCTGCCGCGCATCCGCGTCCGGTCCCGCGCGCGGGCCTCGGCGCGGGCGATGGTGACGGGCCAGATCGTCGACACGGTCACCAACATCGCCACGGTCAAACTGTTCAGCCACGGCGATCACGAGGACCGGGCCGCCATTGACGCACTCGGCAAGTTTCGCGGTGCCTCCCTCGGGTTCGGCCGGCTGGTCGTCGGCTTCAGGCTGACGCTGTTCACGCTGGCCGGACTGCTGCCGGTGGTGCTGATCGGCCTGACCCTTCACTACTGGTCCGTCGGCACCGCGACAGCCGGGGATATCGCCATGGCGGGGCTGATTTCCATGCGTCTCGCCCAGATGTCCGGCTGGGTGTCGTTCACAGCGCTCGGTATCTTCGCCAACATCGGCGAGATCGAGGACGGGATGCGGACCCTGTCGCCGCCGCATGCGATCCAGGATAAGCCGGGGGCTGTCTGGCCTGCGCCGCAGGATGCCGGAATTCGCTTCGAGGGCATCAATTTCGGGTACGGCCGGGAGGGCTCGGCGGCGCTGGCGGATTTCAACCTGTCGATCAGGCCGGGCGAGAAGGTCGCGCTCGTCGGCCAGTCCGGCGCCGGCAAGACCACGGTCGTATCGTTGCTGTTGCGGCTCTACGAGATCGAGGAGGGACGCATCCTTCTGGGTGACAATGACATTCGCGATATCGCCCAGGACGGCCTGCGCAAGCAGATCAGCGTCGTCCGGCAGGAAACCGCTATGTTCAATCGCTCCGCCCGCGAGAACATCCGCTATGGTCGGATCGAGGCGACTGATGCGGAAGTTGTCGAGGCAGCAAGACGCGCCAGTGCCGACGATTTCATCCACGAGCTGCGCGACCTGCACAAGCGGGAGGGATACGACGCCCATCTCGGGGAGCGCGGGGTAAAGCTGTCCGGCGGCCAGCGACAGCGTATTGCCCTCGCCCGTGCCATCCTGAAAGACGCACCCGTGCTGGTACTGGACGAGGCGACCAGTGCGCTGGACAGCGAGGTCGAAGCGGAAATCCAGACGGCCTTGCACGAGGTGATGGAAGGCAAGACCGTTGTCGCCATTGCCCACCGCCTTTCGACCATCGCGGAGATGGACCGGATCGTGGTGATGGATCAGGGCCGGATCGTCGAGGAGGGCACACACGAAGACCTGCTTTCCAGGGGCGGCCTGTATGCCCGGTTCTGGCGGCGCCAGTCCGGCGGGTTCCTCGACCTCAAGGCGGCTGAGTAG
- a CDS encoding GNAT family N-acetyltransferase — MMVFTIRHAEGTGDLARIAGLFTAYAQWLEREHGLSLCFQGFEEEVAGLPGRYAPPGGVLLLAEGPDGDAWGCIGVRPLDGDICEVKRLYVLPEARGHALGKALVAAILEAARGLGYRRAVLDTAPFMAGAQRIYEAFGFTDIPAYYENPLPGVRYMAAQL, encoded by the coding sequence ATGATGGTGTTCACGATCCGGCATGCGGAGGGCACCGGCGATCTTGCGCGGATCGCCGGGCTTTTTACGGCCTATGCGCAATGGCTGGAGCGCGAGCATGGCCTCTCGCTCTGTTTTCAGGGATTCGAAGAGGAAGTCGCGGGCCTGCCCGGCAGGTATGCACCGCCGGGCGGTGTGTTGCTGCTGGCAGAAGGGCCGGATGGCGATGCCTGGGGCTGCATCGGTGTGCGACCGCTGGATGGCGACATCTGCGAGGTGAAGCGGCTCTATGTCCTGCCAGAGGCGCGGGGCCACGCCCTGGGCAAGGCACTGGTGGCGGCGATTCTGGAGGCCGCGCGCGGGTTGGGCTATCGGCGGGCCGTGCTGGACACGGCGCCGTTCATGGCGGGGGCCCAGCGCATATACGAGGCCTTCGGCTTCACCGACATTCCGGCCTATTACGAGAACCCGCTTCCGGGCGTCCGCTACATGGCCGCGCAGCTCTGA
- the hemF gene encoding oxygen-dependent coproporphyrinogen oxidase: MTAHDPFDARKASASAWFADIRNQICAAFEGLEDAQDAGPFSDLPAGRFERKETRRTGAEGEDAGGGVMSVMRGGRVFEKVGVNISTVHGKLAEQAQRSLTARKEIPGLADDPRFWAAGISLVAHMQSPHTPAVHMNTRMFWTPGAWWFGGGADLNPMIENEDDTAHFHGVLKSACDRHDADYYPRFKAWADEYFLIRHWNEPRGVGGIFYDDLCTGDWEADFAFTQDVGRAFIDAFVPLVDRHMRRDWTDAEREIQLVKRGRYAEFNLVYDRGTQFGLQTGHNPEAVLMSLPPVAKWP; encoded by the coding sequence ATGACTGCTCACGACCCATTCGATGCCCGCAAAGCCAGCGCTTCCGCGTGGTTCGCGGACATCCGCAACCAGATCTGCGCTGCCTTTGAAGGCCTTGAGGACGCACAGGACGCGGGGCCGTTTTCCGACCTGCCAGCCGGACGATTCGAGCGCAAGGAAACCAGGCGCACCGGCGCCGAGGGGGAGGATGCGGGCGGCGGTGTCATGTCCGTGATGCGCGGTGGCCGGGTGTTCGAGAAGGTCGGCGTCAACATTTCCACCGTCCACGGCAAACTGGCGGAGCAGGCGCAACGCAGCCTGACGGCACGCAAGGAAATTCCCGGTCTCGCCGACGACCCGCGCTTCTGGGCCGCCGGCATAAGCCTCGTCGCCCACATGCAAAGCCCACACACCCCGGCCGTGCACATGAATACTCGGATGTTCTGGACGCCCGGCGCATGGTGGTTCGGCGGCGGCGCCGATCTGAACCCGATGATCGAAAACGAGGACGATACCGCGCATTTCCACGGCGTGCTGAAGTCCGCGTGCGACCGGCATGACGCCGACTATTATCCCCGCTTCAAAGCCTGGGCGGACGAGTATTTCCTGATCCGTCACTGGAACGAACCGCGCGGCGTCGGCGGCATCTTTTACGATGATCTCTGCACCGGCGACTGGGAAGCGGATTTCGCCTTTACCCAGGATGTTGGCCGCGCCTTCATCGACGCCTTCGTGCCGCTGGTGGACAGGCACATGCGCCGCGACTGGACGGATGCGGAACGTGAAATCCAGTTGGTGAAACGCGGTCGTTACGCCGAGTTCAATCTTGTCTACGACCGCGGCACCCAGTTTGGGCTGCAAACGGGCCACAACCCCGAGGCGGTGCTGATGTCGCTGCCACCGGTGGCCAAATGGCCCTGA
- a CDS encoding ABC transporter ATP-binding protein, which translates to MKMRGGLRRLATPFETLADPFAPVERPSDRVWPFLRSLLVAMRCPILLALGLSVIAGGIEVFLIAYAGRLIDVLATADRATLWQVHGWHLIAVVLVLLVVRPVFHFAREATNDLGLRPNLDVMARWRAWAHVSRQSVGWFQDDLAGRTATRVMETGGAATVAIYRAVNTIVYVVIYVVGILILMAAADLRLAMPILLWTSLYICMTILVVPKMEATTERHQEARSALNGLMVDVFGNIGTVALFADSKAREREARTLFEGLRQRFYAVQRVEVGLNVAITVLEGVMLVGLVGYGVWLWQQGAATLGLVAAALALGFKITSMAEWLLDAVADIFASTGALREALKTVGQPLAITDAADARPLRVSGGAISLQGLHHRYGKERGGLDGVSLEIRAGEKVGLVGPSGAGKSTLANLILRFFELETGRIAIDGQDLRKVTQESLHANIAMVAQDSALLNRSLRDNITLGRDVSEEAIRRAARLAEAENFIPDLQDKAGRRGYDAHVGERGVKLSGGQRQRIAIARVILKDAPILILDEATSALDSEVEAAIQKTLFRLMEGKTVLAIAHRLSTIAAMDRIVVMEAGRIVEQGTHDALLAAGGLYARLWARQSGGFIGAEDGQA; encoded by the coding sequence ATGAAGATGCGAGGCGGCCTGCGCCGCCTCGCAACGCCGTTCGAAACCCTCGCCGATCCGTTCGCGCCGGTGGAACGGCCATCCGACAGGGTCTGGCCGTTCCTGCGCTCATTGCTTGTGGCCATGCGCTGTCCGATTCTGCTCGCGCTTGGCCTCTCCGTCATTGCCGGCGGTATCGAGGTGTTCCTGATCGCCTACGCAGGGCGGTTGATCGATGTGCTGGCCACGGCAGACCGCGCGACGCTCTGGCAGGTTCATGGCTGGCACCTGATCGCCGTGGTGCTGGTGCTGCTGGTAGTCCGGCCGGTGTTTCACTTCGCGCGGGAAGCGACGAACGACCTCGGCCTGCGCCCCAACCTGGATGTGATGGCCCGCTGGCGGGCTTGGGCCCATGTCTCCCGCCAGTCGGTCGGCTGGTTTCAGGATGATCTGGCGGGGCGCACCGCAACACGGGTGATGGAAACCGGCGGGGCGGCGACGGTGGCAATCTATCGGGCCGTGAACACGATCGTTTACGTGGTCATCTACGTTGTCGGTATCCTGATCCTGATGGCCGCCGCCGACTTGCGCCTCGCAATGCCGATCCTGCTTTGGACATCGCTCTACATCTGCATGACGATACTGGTCGTGCCGAAGATGGAGGCGACGACCGAGCGCCATCAGGAGGCGCGTTCGGCGCTCAACGGGTTGATGGTCGATGTGTTCGGCAATATCGGCACGGTCGCGCTGTTCGCCGACAGCAAGGCACGGGAGCGGGAGGCGCGGACGCTGTTCGAGGGCTTGCGACAGCGGTTCTATGCGGTGCAGCGGGTGGAGGTCGGTCTCAACGTCGCGATCACGGTACTGGAAGGGGTGATGCTGGTGGGGCTGGTCGGCTACGGAGTCTGGCTGTGGCAGCAGGGCGCCGCCACACTGGGCTTGGTGGCGGCGGCGCTGGCGCTGGGCTTCAAGATCACCTCGATGGCCGAATGGTTGCTCGATGCGGTGGCCGACATCTTCGCCAGCACCGGTGCGTTGCGCGAGGCACTGAAGACAGTCGGGCAGCCGCTGGCGATCACCGATGCCGCTGATGCCCGCCCGCTGCGGGTGAGCGGCGGTGCGATCTCGCTGCAGGGCCTCCACCACCGCTACGGCAAAGAACGCGGCGGGCTGGATGGCGTTTCGCTGGAGATACGGGCCGGCGAGAAGGTCGGATTGGTCGGCCCTTCGGGCGCGGGCAAATCGACGCTAGCTAACCTGATCCTGCGCTTTTTCGAGCTGGAAACGGGGCGGATTGCCATCGACGGGCAGGACCTTCGCAAAGTCACGCAGGAGAGCCTGCACGCCAATATCGCCATGGTCGCCCAGGACAGTGCACTGCTCAACCGGTCGCTGCGCGACAACATCACCCTGGGGCGCGACGTTTCGGAGGAGGCGATCCGAAGGGCAGCACGGTTGGCGGAAGCCGAAAATTTCATCCCCGATCTGCAAGACAAGGCGGGGCGGCGCGGCTATGATGCCCATGTCGGCGAGCGGGGCGTCAAACTTTCCGGCGGGCAGCGACAAAGAATTGCGATTGCACGTGTCATCCTGAAAGATGCCCCTATCTTGATACTGGACGAAGCCACCTCCGCCCTCGACAGCGAGGTCGAGGCAGCCATTCAGAAAACGCTGTTCCGGCTGATGGAGGGCAAGACGGTGCTGGCCATTGCCCACCGGTTGTCAACCATCGCGGCGATGGACAGGATCGTGGTGATGGAAGCGGGCCGGATCGTGGAGCAAGGCACCCACGATGCGCTGCTGGCCGCCGGTGGGTTATACGCCCGGCTGTGGGCGCGGCAATCGGGCGGGTTCATCGGTGCGGAAGACGGGCAGGCATAA
- a CDS encoding DNA topology modulation protein FlaR: MQRVMIIGGPGSGKTTLALELGERTGLPVFHMDQIHHLPGWVERDREEKGRLCSEVHARERWIFEGNHSAAYPERVARADTCIWLDLPVSLRLARVVWRTLRHYGQDRPSLPENCPERFSREFFAFIWRTRNTTRVRPLAIKADPPPHLTFVHITSVAELRRYLASLNLTVCAALAQTSG, from the coding sequence ATGCAGCGCGTCATGATTATCGGCGGACCCGGGTCCGGCAAGACAACACTGGCGCTGGAGCTCGGTGAACGCACCGGCCTGCCGGTGTTCCACATGGACCAGATCCACCATCTGCCCGGCTGGGTGGAGCGGGACCGAGAGGAGAAGGGACGGCTCTGTTCAGAGGTGCACGCGCGCGAGCGCTGGATTTTCGAGGGCAATCACAGCGCCGCCTACCCGGAGCGTGTGGCCCGCGCCGATACGTGTATCTGGCTGGATCTGCCGGTGAGCCTGCGCCTCGCCCGTGTCGTCTGGCGCACGTTGCGTCACTACGGCCAGGACAGGCCTTCACTGCCGGAAAACTGCCCGGAACGGTTCAGCCGCGAATTCTTCGCCTTCATCTGGCGCACCCGCAACACCACCCGCGTCAGACCGCTGGCCATCAAGGCCGACCCGCCGCCACACCTGACTTTCGTGCACATCACTTCCGTCGCGGAACTGCGTCGCTATCTTGCGTCGCTCAACTTGACGGTGTGTGCGGCTCTGGCACAGACTTCCGGCTGA
- a CDS encoding sterol desaturase family protein, producing MSDTLTYPDIVTLAVPVFILTILAEIAAIRWLRATGRYETRDALTSLLMGAGNVVAGIALGFIAYGFYLWLWEYRVFDLGTAWYVVLLCFVLDDFRYYWYHRIAHTSRWVWAEHVNHHSSQHYNLTTALRQSWTGTFTFMWLLRAPLILLGFHPAMVIFAGGINLVYQFWIHTEAIGKLPRWFEAVFNTPSHHRVHHGRNPRYLDANYAGTLIIWDRMFGTFVPELEEEAVQYGLVHNIGTFNPLRVAFHEWVAMLRDICQPGLTWRQRLNYAIAPPGWSHDESRETSEMIKAAYVRRNPDQKGTPGL from the coding sequence ATGAGCGACACCCTGACCTATCCTGATATCGTTACCCTGGCAGTGCCGGTGTTCATCCTGACGATATTGGCGGAAATCGCAGCGATCCGCTGGCTGCGGGCCACGGGGCGCTACGAAACGCGTGATGCCCTCACCTCGCTGCTGATGGGGGCCGGCAATGTCGTCGCCGGTATCGCGCTGGGTTTCATTGCCTACGGGTTCTACCTCTGGCTCTGGGAGTACCGCGTCTTCGATCTGGGCACTGCATGGTATGTCGTGCTGCTCTGCTTCGTCCTCGATGACTTCCGCTATTACTGGTATCACCGTATCGCCCATACCTCGCGTTGGGTCTGGGCGGAGCATGTCAATCACCACTCTTCGCAGCACTACAATCTGACAACAGCGCTGCGGCAAAGCTGGACCGGCACGTTCACGTTCATGTGGCTGCTGCGGGCACCGCTGATCCTGCTCGGGTTTCACCCGGCGATGGTGATCTTCGCCGGCGGCATCAACCTAGTCTACCAGTTCTGGATTCATACCGAAGCCATAGGCAAGCTGCCACGCTGGTTCGAGGCGGTGTTTAATACCCCGTCGCATCACCGCGTCCACCATGGCCGCAACCCCCGCTACCTCGATGCCAATTATGCCGGAACCCTGATCATATGGGACAGGATGTTCGGAACTTTCGTGCCGGAATTGGAGGAAGAGGCCGTGCAATACGGTCTCGTCCACAACATTGGCACCTTCAACCCGCTGCGTGTCGCCTTCCACGAATGGGTGGCGATGCTTCGCGACATTTGCCAGCCCGGACTGACATGGCGCCAGCGGCTCAACTATGCCATCGCGCCGCCGGGCTGGAGCCACGATGAAAGCCGCGAAACATCAGAAATGATCAAGGCTGCCTATGTCAGGCGCAATCCGGACCAGAAAGGCACGCCGGGGTTGTGA
- a CDS encoding ABC transporter ATP-binding protein, whose product MYRRFERLVDSFAPFDEKTPPANLFAYYRTQWSSFGRFVPYMAATGAAVAIMESGLLFYSGRLIDLMANAGPGAFLGLHMLELALVASFVILARPLLIGLHHLFLEQMLSGNLMDQARWRAHKHMLGQSMGYFQNDFAGRLSNRVMQLGSAVEDTTYMFFEAVWFASAYVIGAIIVVTGIDWRISLPLVIWVVVFCAYTHRIAKRVAVASEKWSDARSLVSGRVVDAYANIETVKLFAHGAREEAYARSSMKRHQLRFQRFLRLMTELQLGLNVINGILLVGMMVPAIWLWTAGTVTIGEVAVASALAIRLNGMSGWIMWVVIRLFEQAGVVREGLRSVSVPHAVTDRAQAGELKVTAGEIRFDGLTHHYGKDTGGLTDVNLTIPAGQKVGLVGRSGAGKSSLVNLLLRFRDVEQGRILIDGQDVGAVTQDSLRQAIGMVTQDSSLLHRSVRANILYGKPEATEAEMVEAAERAEAHRFIQDLEDPKGRRGYNAFVGERGVKLSGGQRQRIALARVILKDAPILILDEATSALDSEVEAAIQETLYGVMEGKTVIAIAHRLSTIAQMDRIIVLDHGRVVEDGSHEDLLSSGGLYAGLWARQSGGFLGIEAAE is encoded by the coding sequence ATGTACCGGCGTTTTGAACGACTCGTTGATTCCTTTGCGCCTTTCGATGAAAAGACGCCCCCCGCAAACCTGTTCGCCTATTACCGCACACAATGGAGCAGTTTCGGCCGTTTCGTGCCCTACATGGCTGCCACGGGTGCTGCCGTGGCCATCATGGAGAGCGGCCTTCTGTTCTACTCCGGCAGGCTGATCGACCTGATGGCCAATGCCGGGCCCGGAGCCTTCCTCGGCCTGCACATGCTGGAACTGGCGCTGGTTGCCAGCTTCGTGATCCTCGCGCGGCCGTTGCTTATCGGCCTGCATCACCTGTTCCTGGAGCAGATGCTCTCGGGCAACCTGATGGACCAGGCGCGCTGGCGGGCGCACAAGCACATGCTCGGCCAGAGTATGGGATACTTCCAGAACGATTTCGCGGGGCGGCTTTCCAACCGCGTGATGCAACTCGGCTCGGCGGTGGAAGACACCACCTACATGTTCTTCGAGGCGGTCTGGTTCGCCAGCGCCTACGTGATCGGCGCGATCATCGTGGTCACCGGGATCGACTGGCGCATTTCGCTGCCGCTAGTGATCTGGGTTGTCGTGTTCTGCGCCTATACTCACCGCATCGCCAAGCGGGTGGCGGTGGCGTCGGAGAAATGGTCGGACGCGCGCAGCCTTGTCTCCGGGCGCGTCGTCGATGCCTATGCCAATATCGAAACGGTGAAACTGTTCGCCCACGGTGCGCGAGAGGAAGCCTATGCGCGCTCCTCGATGAAGCGGCACCAACTGCGGTTCCAGCGATTCCTGCGGCTGATGACGGAACTGCAATTGGGCCTGAACGTCATCAACGGCATCCTGCTGGTGGGCATGATGGTGCCTGCCATCTGGTTGTGGACGGCGGGTACGGTCACGATCGGCGAGGTGGCGGTGGCATCGGCGCTGGCGATCCGGCTGAACGGGATGTCCGGCTGGATCATGTGGGTCGTCATCCGCCTGTTCGAACAGGCCGGTGTGGTGCGCGAAGGGCTGCGCTCCGTCTCCGTGCCCCATGCGGTGACCGACAGGGCGCAAGCTGGAGAGTTGAAGGTTACCGCCGGTGAAATCCGCTTCGACGGGCTGACCCATCACTATGGCAAGGACACCGGCGGCCTAACGGATGTGAACCTGACAATCCCGGCCGGCCAGAAGGTCGGGCTCGTCGGTCGATCCGGCGCCGGCAAATCGAGCCTCGTCAACCTGCTGCTGCGGTTCCGCGACGTGGAGCAGGGCCGCATCCTGATCGACGGTCAGGATGTCGGGGCGGTGACGCAGGACAGCTTGCGGCAGGCGATCGGGATGGTGACGCAGGACAGTTCGCTGCTCCACCGCTCCGTTCGCGCCAACATACTCTATGGCAAGCCGGAGGCGACAGAGGCGGAAATGGTGGAAGCGGCGGAACGGGCCGAGGCACACCGGTTCATTCAGGACCTCGAGGATCCGAAGGGTCGGCGCGGCTACAACGCCTTCGTGGGCGAGCGCGGCGTCAAGCTGTCAGGCGGCCAGCGCCAGCGCATCGCGCTTGCGCGGGTGATCCTGAAGGACGCGCCGATCCTGATCCTCGACGAGGCGACGAGTGCGCTGGACAGCGAGGTGGAGGCCGCGATCCAAGAGACACTCTACGGCGTGATGGAGGGCAAGACGGTGATCGCCATCGCCCACCGCCTCTCCACCATCGCCCAGATGGACCGGATCATCGTGCTTGATCACGGGCGCGTGGTCGAGGACGGCAGCCACGAGGATCTGCTGTCCTCCGGCGGACTGTATGCCGGGCTCTGGGCGCGGCAGTCCGGCGGCTTCCTCGGCATCGAGGCGGCAGAATGA
- a CDS encoding ABC transporter ATP-binding protein: MAKYLGLIDPFAPAEGPPPTSLYAFMRWGLRGAEPSILLAFAVTFLTGASELVAARFTGWVIDSASATGTGGFWEPFWPLIVAGCIFFLIVRPLIFVFDAAVSGILLGPHLFPLVLSRLNRHVLGHSMRFFENDFAGRISQKALQAARALTDLVIEVSDVVVYSLAMFAGSFLLLGAIDPRLLLIFVVWAVLYVAALRFFIPRVQARSADRAGARTHVTGQIVDTLSNITTVKLFAQDAEEDRATIRALDTYRERSLSFGHISALFRMVLMTLGGMLPLFAILGALYLWSLGQATAGDIAMTAMVTTRLSMLTNRLGRVAMSIFTNIGEIEDGMATLAAAHEITNRKGAAEQAPHGAIRFDDVTFRYGGDIAAMNRFSLEIAEGEKVGLVGASGAGKSTAVSLLLRLHDVEEGRVLLGRTDIRDITLAALREAIAVVRQETSMFNRSAMENIRYGRPDASDEEVFEAARRASAHDFILTLRDHKGRKGYDARLGERGVKLSGGQRQRIALARAFLKDAPVLVLDEATSALDSEVEAEIQTTLHEVMQGKTVVAIAHRLSTIAEMDRIVVMDKGRIVEEGTHEQLLARGGLYARFWQRQSGGFLDLDAAE, translated from the coding sequence GTGGCGAAATACCTAGGCCTGATCGATCCGTTCGCCCCTGCCGAGGGGCCGCCACCGACAAGCCTTTATGCGTTCATGCGCTGGGGGCTGAGAGGTGCGGAGCCGTCGATCCTGCTGGCCTTTGCCGTTACCTTCCTGACCGGCGCGTCGGAGCTTGTCGCCGCGCGTTTCACCGGCTGGGTGATCGACAGTGCGTCGGCCACCGGCACGGGCGGGTTTTGGGAGCCGTTCTGGCCCCTGATCGTCGCCGGCTGCATCTTTTTCCTCATTGTTCGTCCCCTCATCTTCGTGTTCGACGCAGCTGTTTCCGGCATTCTGCTTGGCCCGCATCTGTTCCCGTTGGTCCTGTCGCGTCTCAACCGCCATGTCCTTGGCCACTCGATGCGCTTTTTCGAGAACGACTTCGCGGGCAGGATCAGCCAAAAAGCACTGCAGGCGGCACGGGCGCTGACCGATCTCGTCATCGAGGTTTCCGATGTCGTGGTCTACTCGCTGGCGATGTTCGCCGGGTCCTTCCTGCTGCTTGGCGCGATCGACCCGCGCCTTTTGCTGATCTTCGTCGTCTGGGCGGTTCTTTACGTGGCGGCGCTGCGGTTCTTCATCCCCCGCGTTCAAGCGCGGTCCGCCGACAGGGCGGGCGCGCGTACCCACGTCACCGGGCAGATCGTCGACACCCTGTCCAACATCACCACCGTCAAGCTGTTTGCGCAGGATGCGGAGGAGGATCGTGCCACGATCCGTGCGCTCGACACGTATCGCGAGCGATCACTGTCCTTCGGCCATATTTCCGCGTTGTTCCGCATGGTGCTGATGACGCTGGGTGGCATGCTGCCGCTCTTTGCCATACTCGGTGCGCTCTACCTGTGGAGCCTGGGCCAGGCAACGGCAGGTGACATCGCGATGACGGCGATGGTCACCACCCGGCTTTCCATGCTGACCAACCGGCTGGGACGGGTGGCGATGTCGATCTTCACCAACATCGGCGAGATCGAGGACGGCATGGCGACACTGGCCGCCGCGCACGAGATCACCAACCGCAAGGGCGCGGCGGAACAAGCGCCACATGGCGCGATCCGCTTCGATGACGTCACCTTTCGCTACGGGGGCGACATTGCGGCGATGAACCGCTTTTCGCTGGAGATCGCGGAGGGTGAGAAGGTTGGCCTCGTCGGGGCATCGGGTGCCGGCAAATCCACCGCGGTGTCGCTGCTGCTGCGCCTACACGATGTGGAGGAAGGGCGCGTGCTGCTGGGCAGAACTGATATCCGCGACATCACGCTTGCCGCCCTGCGCGAGGCGATAGCGGTCGTCCGGCAGGAAACTTCGATGTTCAACCGCTCGGCGATGGAAAATATCCGCTATGGCAGGCCGGATGCCAGCGACGAAGAGGTGTTCGAGGCCGCGCGGCGTGCCTCCGCCCATGACTTCATCCTGACGCTGCGCGATCACAAGGGCCGGAAAGGCTATGATGCCCGTCTGGGCGAACGCGGCGTCAAGCTGTCCGGCGGGCAACGCCAACGCATCGCACTGGCCCGCGCCTTCCTCAAGGATGCACCGGTGCTGGTGCTGGATGAGGCAACCAGCGCCCTGGACAGCGAGGTGGAGGCCGAGATCCAGACCACGTTGCACGAGGTGATGCAGGGCAAGACGGTCGTGGCCATCGCCCACAGACTCTCGACCATCGCGGAGATGGACCGGATCGTGGTGATGGACAAGGGCCGGATCGTCGAGGAAGGCACGCATGAGCAGTTGTTGGCGCGGGGAGGACTTTACGCGCGGTTCTGGCAACGCCAGTCCGGTGGTTTCCTCGACCTCGACGCGGCAGAGTGA